A region of Aquila chrysaetos chrysaetos chromosome 13, bAquChr1.4, whole genome shotgun sequence DNA encodes the following proteins:
- the LOC121233768 gene encoding LOW QUALITY PROTEIN: basic salivary proline-rich protein 4-like (The sequence of the model RefSeq protein was modified relative to this genomic sequence to represent the inferred CDS: inserted 2 bases in 1 codon), translating into MASPGVTCTGPGREAQGKGAESLLPSPGVGVPQPPAPSRPGLRCHRAGRGRLGRHFGRPRPPAPSPPRARALAGGRGAARWPGGGRQPQPYQRSAGRLGPGPPRVPGCRPMGGGGSGSEAPPPXPQDPRGGDRQQQAAAAAPPHRPHGGLPAAPALAAAAAAAGGAGRQKFSKLEDSPILLVVSADASVRVQRWLHKQPAMNSGLRLYGTK; encoded by the exons ATGGCCTCCCCCGGCGTGACCTGCACAGGGCCTGGGCGGGAGGCACAGGGGAAGGGGGCAGAGTCCCTGCTTCCTTCTCCCGGGGTCGGCGTGCCTcagcccccggccccctcccggCCGGGACTCCGCTGTCACCGGGCAGGCCGGGGCAGACTCGGACGCCATTTCGGCAGGCCCCGGCCGCCGgccccatcccctccccggGCCCGGGCGCTGGCTGGTGGCCGAGGGGCGGCCCGGTGGCCGGGAGGAGGCCGACAACCGCAGCCTTATCAGCGCTCTGCAGGCCGGCTGGGCCCCGGGCCGCCGCGGGTCCCCGGTTGCCGGCCCatgggcggcggcggcagcggctcGGAGGCGCCTCCTCC GCCGCAAGACCCGCGCGGCGGGGACcggcagcagcaagcagcagcagcagctccgcCGCACCGGCCGCATGGCGGGCTACCCGCCGcgcctgccctggctgctgccgctgctgcggcgggcggcgcc GGAAGGCAAAAGTTTTCGAAGTTAGAGGACTCTCCCATTTTGCTAGTAGTGTCGGCTGATGCCTCTGTGCGTGTTCAACGCTGGCTTCACAAGCAGCCTGCAATGAACTCAGGCCTGAGACTATATGGAACAAAGTAA